One genomic region from Manis pentadactyla isolate mManPen7 chromosome 12, mManPen7.hap1, whole genome shotgun sequence encodes:
- the LOC130680035 gene encoding uncharacterized protein LOC130680035 isoform X1, with the protein MGSQDRHAGSGRGRDRCLDRQGSAQRPGPHKGGPGGQCGWKDQASHSATPRPYSSPVEIKLNHYIEKQGREVHVINGGRRSFPEKGQVLHHLVQEEHLGPTVAVLEDPRQRQLAPETRGGPASWLEPIQELPETPVLEIRPVTPASAPAELEDVPAVASASEPGPELEPYEHTAEPNSPKMGQASRLRFWDLEEVLRFIYTSECIPTCEGQVLHRLVQEEHLGPTVAVLEDPRQMQLAPETQGGPASWLEPVQELPETPVLERRPVSPASAPAVASAPLAGPELEPHEPTAEPSRPYPSRRMGRARHVTWQDEQLGPTVSELEDPRQRQLAPQRRRRPTPRIKLVQRPYETRVPKLRPVSPDSAPAELEDVQAVTSDMDLVPELEPHEPSGSGPMASAGMAPVLVEPYPGPEPAHPCAASTWDVTRKEEWTILVFPSRLVAEQLTLAFATLYSRINYSECKAYLQKQSQTGDIEHLAPTMHRVLREFDTLVELVTTTCLRTPSMTAQDRARVVEFWIRVAKECLALRNFAALHAILLALQSRALGRLERTWEHVSWKSTRTYKNLTKKVKWVTRKHLLKELDCVLRERQRDRMGPEERKRKGMVPYLGLFLADLPKEKLLEHNEDVSEPRGARGDRMVSFREERAPSEPGPQHRATPPSPTFPESGFPCEQRSSTIQCPTPHPRLSASCPSSAPGRYPPGRDHGAQAHGRGVRPGEGRALHVLCPGCGAPGRGAELHAVLPAGAPRPEGRQKGTVTVPQVPRLNVLGQGQLLSSGPRPCWCPGCMWRRAASPSGRRRLAPQDPSLFAAPPPPAAHPEPLLGQLLWHLLRRPTSASPHAAAASSRACT; encoded by the exons atggggtcccaggacagacacgcagggtcaggcagggggagggacaggtgtctggacaggcaggggagtgcacagcggccaggcccacacaagggtgggccgggagggcagtgcggctggaaagaccaggcttctcactctgccacccccaggcCGTACTCCagccccgtggaaataaagttaaaCCACTATATCGAGAAGCAAGGGAGGGAGGTCCACGTGATCAATGGCGGACGGCGTTCATTCCCCGAGaagggccaagtcctccaccacttggtccaggaggagcacctggggcccacggtggcggtgctggaag acccacggcagaggcagctggctccagagacacggggagggccagcttcgtggctagagcccatccaggagctccctgagacccctgttcTGGAGATACGGCCGGTgacacctgcctcagcccctgcagagctggaggatgtcccagcagtggcctcagcctcagagccaggccccgagctggagccctATGAGCACACAGCAGAGCCCAACAG CCCCAAGATGGGACAGGCTAGTCGCCTTCGTTTCTGGGATTTAGAGGAGGTGCTCCGCTTCATCTATACCAGTGAGTGCATACCCACCTGTgagggccaagtcctccaccgcttggtccaggaggagcacctggggcccacggtggcagtgctggaag acccacggcagatgcagctggctccagagacacagggagggccAGCTTCGTGGCtagagcccgtccaggagctccctgagacccctgtgctggagcgacggccggtgtcgcctgcctcagcccctgcagtggcctcagccccgctggcaggccctgagctggagccccatgagcccacagcagagcccagcag gcCTTACCCCAGTCgcaggatgggacgggctaggcACGTTACCTGGCAGGACGAACAACTGGGGCCCACGGtttcagagctggaag acccacggcagaggcAGCTGGCCCCACAGAGACGGCGAAGGCCGACTCCGCGGATAAAGCTCGTCCAGAGGCCCTATGAGACCCGTGTGCCGAAGCTACGGCCGGTGTCACCTgattcagcccctgcagagctggAGGATGTCCAAGCAGTGACCTCAGACATGGACCTTGTCccggagctggagccccatgagccgtCGGGCTCGGGGCCCATGGCATCTGCAGGAATGGCACCGGTCCTAGTAGAGCCATACCCGGGCCCGGAGCCTGCCCACCCCTGTGCTGCGAGCACCTGGGATGTGACAAGAAAGGAGGAGTGGACCATCCTGGTGTTTCCCTCCcgcctggtggccgagcagctgaccctggCCTTTGCG ACGCTGTACAGCAGGATAAACTATTCTGAATGCAAGGCCTACCTACAGAAGCAGTCACAGACGGGAGACATTGAGCACCTGGCCCCCACCATGCATAGGGTCCTGAGGGAATTTGACACCTTGGTTGagttggtcaccaccacctgcctcaggACGCCAAGCATGACAGCCCAGGATAGGGCCCGAGTGGTGGAATTCTGGATCCGGGTTGCCAAG gagtgtctGGCCCTCAGGAATTTCGCGGCactccatgccattctcttggccCTGCAGAGTCGTGCCTTAGGTCGCCTGGAAAGGACCTGGGAacatgtttcctg gaAGAGCACCAGGACGTATAAAAACCTGACAAAGAAGGTCAAGTGGGTTACCAGGAAGCATCTCCTCAAG gagCTGGACTGTGTATTGAGGGAAAGGCAGCGGGACCGCATGGGACCcgaggagaggaagaggaag ggcatggtccCCTACCTCGGACTGTTTCTTGCTGACCTGCCTAAAGAGAAACTCCTGGAGCATAATGAGgacgtgagtgagcccagaggggcacggggggacaggatggtgagctttagggaggagagagcccccaGTGAGCCTGGACCTCAGCACCGGGCCACCCCTCCGTCCCCCACCTTTCCTGAGAGTGGGTTCCCGTGTGAGCAAAGATCCAGCACCATccagtgccccactcctcacccccgcttgtctgcatcctgtccttcctctgccccaggtcgcTACCCTCCAGGACGAGATCATGGTGCACAAGCACATGGCCGCGGTGTACGACCTGGAGAGGGACGAGCACTTCATGTCCTTTGTCCAGGCTGTGGAGCCCCTGgacgaggagcagag ctacacgctgtcctgccagctggagcccccaggccagaggGCCGGCAGAAAGGGACTGTTACAGTTCCTCAGGTCCCACGTTTAAACGTcctgggccagggccag ctgctgtcatcgggcccgcggccctgctggtgtcctggctgcatgtggaggagagctgcttcccctTCGGGCAGGCGGCGCttggcgccccaggaccccagtctgtttgctgctcctcctcctcccgctgctcatcctgagcctctgctggggcagctgctctggcacctcctccgtcGGCCGACTTCGGCATCTCCCCACGCTGCCGCTGCCTCCTCAAGGGCCTGTACGTAG
- the LOC130680035 gene encoding uncharacterized protein LOC130680035 isoform X2, with translation MSRVPQMDVCMQTRRTAWEERAPNTSRSTPEDADQPTTDQRLPRPYSSPVEIKLNHYIEKQGREVHVINGGRRSFPEKGQVLHHLVQEEHLGPTVAVLEDPRQRQLAPETRGGPASWLEPIQELPETPVLEIRPVTPASAPAELEDVPAVASASEPGPELEPYEHTAEPNSPKMGQASRLRFWDLEEVLRFIYTSECIPTCEGQVLHRLVQEEHLGPTVAVLEDPRQMQLAPETQGGPASWLEPVQELPETPVLERRPVSPASAPAVASAPLAGPELEPHEPTAEPSRPYPSRRMGRARHVTWQDEQLGPTVSELEDPRQRQLAPQRRRRPTPRIKLVQRPYETRVPKLRPVSPDSAPAELEDVQAVTSDMDLVPELEPHEPSGSGPMASAGMAPVLVEPYPGPEPAHPCAASTWDVTRKEEWTILVFPSRLVAEQLTLAFATLYSRINYSECKAYLQKQSQTGDIEHLAPTMHRVLREFDTLVELVTTTCLRTPSMTAQDRARVVEFWIRVAKECLALRNFAALHAILLALQSRALGRLERTWEHVSWKSTRTYKNLTKKVKWVTRKHLLKELDCVLRERQRDRMGPEERKRKGMVPYLGLFLADLPKEKLLEHNEDVSEPRGARGDRMVSFREERAPSEPGPQHRATPPSPTFPESGFPCEQRSSTIQCPTPHPRLSASCPSSAPGRYPPGRDHGAQAHGRGVRPGEGRALHVLCPGCGAPGRGAELHAVLPAGAPRPEGRQKGTVTVPQVPRLNVLGQGQLLSSGPRPCWCPGCMWRRAASPSGRRRLAPQDPSLFAAPPPPAAHPEPLLGQLLWHLLRRPTSASPHAAAASSRACT, from the exons ATGAGCAGGGTTCCCCAGATGGACGTGTGTATGCAGACAAGGCGCACAGCATGGGAGGAACGagctccaaacaccagccggagcaCTCCCGAGGACGCTGACCAGCCGACCACGGAccagcggctcccccg gcCGTACTCCagccccgtggaaataaagttaaaCCACTATATCGAGAAGCAAGGGAGGGAGGTCCACGTGATCAATGGCGGACGGCGTTCATTCCCCGAGaagggccaagtcctccaccacttggtccaggaggagcacctggggcccacggtggcggtgctggaag acccacggcagaggcagctggctccagagacacggggagggccagcttcgtggctagagcccatccaggagctccctgagacccctgttcTGGAGATACGGCCGGTgacacctgcctcagcccctgcagagctggaggatgtcccagcagtggcctcagcctcagagccaggccccgagctggagccctATGAGCACACAGCAGAGCCCAACAG CCCCAAGATGGGACAGGCTAGTCGCCTTCGTTTCTGGGATTTAGAGGAGGTGCTCCGCTTCATCTATACCAGTGAGTGCATACCCACCTGTgagggccaagtcctccaccgcttggtccaggaggagcacctggggcccacggtggcagtgctggaag acccacggcagatgcagctggctccagagacacagggagggccAGCTTCGTGGCtagagcccgtccaggagctccctgagacccctgtgctggagcgacggccggtgtcgcctgcctcagcccctgcagtggcctcagccccgctggcaggccctgagctggagccccatgagcccacagcagagcccagcag gcCTTACCCCAGTCgcaggatgggacgggctaggcACGTTACCTGGCAGGACGAACAACTGGGGCCCACGGtttcagagctggaag acccacggcagaggcAGCTGGCCCCACAGAGACGGCGAAGGCCGACTCCGCGGATAAAGCTCGTCCAGAGGCCCTATGAGACCCGTGTGCCGAAGCTACGGCCGGTGTCACCTgattcagcccctgcagagctggAGGATGTCCAAGCAGTGACCTCAGACATGGACCTTGTCccggagctggagccccatgagccgtCGGGCTCGGGGCCCATGGCATCTGCAGGAATGGCACCGGTCCTAGTAGAGCCATACCCGGGCCCGGAGCCTGCCCACCCCTGTGCTGCGAGCACCTGGGATGTGACAAGAAAGGAGGAGTGGACCATCCTGGTGTTTCCCTCCcgcctggtggccgagcagctgaccctggCCTTTGCG ACGCTGTACAGCAGGATAAACTATTCTGAATGCAAGGCCTACCTACAGAAGCAGTCACAGACGGGAGACATTGAGCACCTGGCCCCCACCATGCATAGGGTCCTGAGGGAATTTGACACCTTGGTTGagttggtcaccaccacctgcctcaggACGCCAAGCATGACAGCCCAGGATAGGGCCCGAGTGGTGGAATTCTGGATCCGGGTTGCCAAG gagtgtctGGCCCTCAGGAATTTCGCGGCactccatgccattctcttggccCTGCAGAGTCGTGCCTTAGGTCGCCTGGAAAGGACCTGGGAacatgtttcctg gaAGAGCACCAGGACGTATAAAAACCTGACAAAGAAGGTCAAGTGGGTTACCAGGAAGCATCTCCTCAAG gagCTGGACTGTGTATTGAGGGAAAGGCAGCGGGACCGCATGGGACCcgaggagaggaagaggaag ggcatggtccCCTACCTCGGACTGTTTCTTGCTGACCTGCCTAAAGAGAAACTCCTGGAGCATAATGAGgacgtgagtgagcccagaggggcacggggggacaggatggtgagctttagggaggagagagcccccaGTGAGCCTGGACCTCAGCACCGGGCCACCCCTCCGTCCCCCACCTTTCCTGAGAGTGGGTTCCCGTGTGAGCAAAGATCCAGCACCATccagtgccccactcctcacccccgcttgtctgcatcctgtccttcctctgccccaggtcgcTACCCTCCAGGACGAGATCATGGTGCACAAGCACATGGCCGCGGTGTACGACCTGGAGAGGGACGAGCACTTCATGTCCTTTGTCCAGGCTGTGGAGCCCCTGgacgaggagcagag ctacacgctgtcctgccagctggagcccccaggccagaggGCCGGCAGAAAGGGACTGTTACAGTTCCTCAGGTCCCACGTTTAAACGTcctgggccagggccag ctgctgtcatcgggcccgcggccctgctggtgtcctggctgcatgtggaggagagctgcttcccctTCGGGCAGGCGGCGCttggcgccccaggaccccagtctgtttgctgctcctcctcctcccgctgctcatcctgagcctctgctggggcagctgctctggcacctcctccgtcGGCCGACTTCGGCATCTCCCCACGCTGCCGCTGCCTCCTCAAGGGCCTGTACGTAG
- the LOC130680035 gene encoding ral guanine nucleotide dissociation stimulator-like isoform X4, with amino-acid sequence MGSQDRHAGSGRGRDRCLDRQGSAQRPGPHKGGPGGQCGWKDQASHSATPRPYSSPVEIKLNHYIEKQGREVHVINGGRRSFPEKGQVLHHLVQEEHLGPTVAVLEDPRQRQLAPETRGGPASWLEPIQELPETPVLEIRPVTPASAPAELEDVPAVASASEPGPELEPYEHTAEPNSPKMGQASRLRFWDLEEVLRFIYTSECIPTCEGQVLHRLVQEEHLGPTVAVLEDPRQMQLAPETQGGPASWLEPVQELPETPVLERRPVSPASAPAVASAPLAGPELEPHEPTAEPSRPYPSRRMGRARHVTWQDEQLGPTVSELEDPRQRQLAPQRRRRPTPRIKLVQRPYETRVPKLRPVSPDSAPAELEDVQAVTSDMDLVPELEPHEPSGSGPMASAGMAPVLVEPYPGPEPAHPCAASTWDVTRKEEWTILVFPSRLVAEQLTLAFATLYSRINYSECKAYLQKQSQTGDIEHLAPTMHRVLREFDTLVELVTTTCLRTPSMTAQDRARVVEFWIRVAKECLALRNFAALHAILLALQSRALGRLERTWEHVSWKSTRTYKNLTKKVKWVTRKHLLKELDCVLRERQRDRMGPEERKRKGMVPYLGLFLADLPKEKLLEHNEDVATLQDEIMVHKHMAAVYDLERDEHFMSFVQAVEPLDEEQSYTLSCQLEPPGQRAGRKGLLQFLRSHV; translated from the exons atggggtcccaggacagacacgcagggtcaggcagggggagggacaggtgtctggacaggcaggggagtgcacagcggccaggcccacacaagggtgggccgggagggcagtgcggctggaaagaccaggcttctcactctgccacccccaggcCGTACTCCagccccgtggaaataaagttaaaCCACTATATCGAGAAGCAAGGGAGGGAGGTCCACGTGATCAATGGCGGACGGCGTTCATTCCCCGAGaagggccaagtcctccaccacttggtccaggaggagcacctggggcccacggtggcggtgctggaag acccacggcagaggcagctggctccagagacacggggagggccagcttcgtggctagagcccatccaggagctccctgagacccctgttcTGGAGATACGGCCGGTgacacctgcctcagcccctgcagagctggaggatgtcccagcagtggcctcagcctcagagccaggccccgagctggagccctATGAGCACACAGCAGAGCCCAACAG CCCCAAGATGGGACAGGCTAGTCGCCTTCGTTTCTGGGATTTAGAGGAGGTGCTCCGCTTCATCTATACCAGTGAGTGCATACCCACCTGTgagggccaagtcctccaccgcttggtccaggaggagcacctggggcccacggtggcagtgctggaag acccacggcagatgcagctggctccagagacacagggagggccAGCTTCGTGGCtagagcccgtccaggagctccctgagacccctgtgctggagcgacggccggtgtcgcctgcctcagcccctgcagtggcctcagccccgctggcaggccctgagctggagccccatgagcccacagcagagcccagcag gcCTTACCCCAGTCgcaggatgggacgggctaggcACGTTACCTGGCAGGACGAACAACTGGGGCCCACGGtttcagagctggaag acccacggcagaggcAGCTGGCCCCACAGAGACGGCGAAGGCCGACTCCGCGGATAAAGCTCGTCCAGAGGCCCTATGAGACCCGTGTGCCGAAGCTACGGCCGGTGTCACCTgattcagcccctgcagagctggAGGATGTCCAAGCAGTGACCTCAGACATGGACCTTGTCccggagctggagccccatgagccgtCGGGCTCGGGGCCCATGGCATCTGCAGGAATGGCACCGGTCCTAGTAGAGCCATACCCGGGCCCGGAGCCTGCCCACCCCTGTGCTGCGAGCACCTGGGATGTGACAAGAAAGGAGGAGTGGACCATCCTGGTGTTTCCCTCCcgcctggtggccgagcagctgaccctggCCTTTGCG ACGCTGTACAGCAGGATAAACTATTCTGAATGCAAGGCCTACCTACAGAAGCAGTCACAGACGGGAGACATTGAGCACCTGGCCCCCACCATGCATAGGGTCCTGAGGGAATTTGACACCTTGGTTGagttggtcaccaccacctgcctcaggACGCCAAGCATGACAGCCCAGGATAGGGCCCGAGTGGTGGAATTCTGGATCCGGGTTGCCAAG gagtgtctGGCCCTCAGGAATTTCGCGGCactccatgccattctcttggccCTGCAGAGTCGTGCCTTAGGTCGCCTGGAAAGGACCTGGGAacatgtttcctg gaAGAGCACCAGGACGTATAAAAACCTGACAAAGAAGGTCAAGTGGGTTACCAGGAAGCATCTCCTCAAG gagCTGGACTGTGTATTGAGGGAAAGGCAGCGGGACCGCATGGGACCcgaggagaggaagaggaag ggcatggtccCCTACCTCGGACTGTTTCTTGCTGACCTGCCTAAAGAGAAACTCCTGGAGCATAATGAGgac gtcgcTACCCTCCAGGACGAGATCATGGTGCACAAGCACATGGCCGCGGTGTACGACCTGGAGAGGGACGAGCACTTCATGTCCTTTGTCCAGGCTGTGGAGCCCCTGgacgaggagcagag ctacacgctgtcctgccagctggagcccccaggccagaggGCCGGCAGAAAGGGACTGTTACAGTTCCTCAGGTCCCACGTTTAA
- the LOC118917624 gene encoding uncharacterized protein LOC118917624 isoform X2 — protein sequence MRERLRGAGTHWARAQKTYLRRLRSSCRRRGRHIEESVGSRAPPGGAAPSAPSVVRSAVLLRAPPALRPSVSYAQRARRSPDGGLALCSASPSSRSGGAGGTDLARWAPGAALPLRQGLREPGREEAPATVDLRRSVQSGPRFRGEGDSDGSVGQ from the coding sequence ATGAGGGAGCGGCTCCGCGGAGCAGGTACCCATTGGGCGCGCGCGCAGAAAACGTACCTCCGGCGGCTGCGTAGTAGCTGCAGGCGCCGCGGCCGCCATATTGAAGAATCAGTAGGCTCGCGAGCGCCGCCAGGAGGAGCTGCTCCCTCGGCTCCGTCCGTGGTCCGGTCCGCCGTCCTTCTCCGGGCGCCTCCGGCCCTCCGGCCCTCCGTCTCGTACGCGCAGCGAGCCCGGCGTAGTCCAGATGGTGGACTCGCGCTGTGCTCGGCTTCGCCTTCCTCCCGGAGCGGAGGCGCCGGCGGCACCGACCTCGCCCGTTGGGCTCCTGGCGCCGCACTCCCACTTCGCCAAGGCCTCCGAGAGCCCGGCCGGGAGGAGGCTCCCGCCACCGTGgacctgcggcggagcgtccagagcgggccccgcttcaggggtgaaggcgacagcgacggctctgtgGGCCAGtag
- the LOC130680035 gene encoding uncharacterized protein LOC130680035 isoform X3, with amino-acid sequence MGSQDRHAGSGRGRDRCLDRQGSAQRPGPHKGGPGGQCGWKDQASHSATPRPYSSPVEIKLNHYIEKQGREVHVINGGRRSFPEKGQVLHHLVQEEHLGPTVAVLEDPRQRQLAPETRGGPASWLEPIQELPETPVLEIRPVTPASAPAELEDVPAVASASEPGPELEPYEHTAEPNSPKMGQASRLRFWDLEEVLRFIYTSECIPTCEGQVLHRLVQEEHLGPTVAVLEDPRQMQLAPETQGGPASWLEPVQELPETPVLERRPVSPASAPAVASAPLAGPELEPHEPTAEPSRPYPSRRMGRARHVTWQDEQLGPTVSELEDPRQRQLAPQRRRRPTPRIKLVQRPYETRVPKLRPVSPDSAPAELEDVQAVTSDMDLVPELEPHEPSGSGPMASAGMAPVLVEPYPGPEPAHPCAASTWDVTRKEEWTILVFPSRLVAEQLTLAFATLYSRINYSECKAYLQKQSQTGDIEHLAPTMHRVLREFDTLVELVTTTCLRTPSMTAQDRARVVEFWIRVAKECLALRNFAALHAILLALQSRALGRLERTWEHVSWKSTRTYKNLTKKVKWVTRKHLLKELDCVLRERQRDRMGPEERKRKVREACRGSRAVGATLHLLLVPPVLSCQHWCDQKEGESSWVQGEVGGQVQGPQVLGLAKSQPWEGPGGESWAKGGGEAAQGGPRELKAEGVGFRGGSVGSPGAGGDSSPPHPGGTGHGPLPRTVSC; translated from the exons atggggtcccaggacagacacgcagggtcaggcagggggagggacaggtgtctggacaggcaggggagtgcacagcggccaggcccacacaagggtgggccgggagggcagtgcggctggaaagaccaggcttctcactctgccacccccaggcCGTACTCCagccccgtggaaataaagttaaaCCACTATATCGAGAAGCAAGGGAGGGAGGTCCACGTGATCAATGGCGGACGGCGTTCATTCCCCGAGaagggccaagtcctccaccacttggtccaggaggagcacctggggcccacggtggcggtgctggaag acccacggcagaggcagctggctccagagacacggggagggccagcttcgtggctagagcccatccaggagctccctgagacccctgttcTGGAGATACGGCCGGTgacacctgcctcagcccctgcagagctggaggatgtcccagcagtggcctcagcctcagagccaggccccgagctggagccctATGAGCACACAGCAGAGCCCAACAG CCCCAAGATGGGACAGGCTAGTCGCCTTCGTTTCTGGGATTTAGAGGAGGTGCTCCGCTTCATCTATACCAGTGAGTGCATACCCACCTGTgagggccaagtcctccaccgcttggtccaggaggagcacctggggcccacggtggcagtgctggaag acccacggcagatgcagctggctccagagacacagggagggccAGCTTCGTGGCtagagcccgtccaggagctccctgagacccctgtgctggagcgacggccggtgtcgcctgcctcagcccctgcagtggcctcagccccgctggcaggccctgagctggagccccatgagcccacagcagagcccagcag gcCTTACCCCAGTCgcaggatgggacgggctaggcACGTTACCTGGCAGGACGAACAACTGGGGCCCACGGtttcagagctggaag acccacggcagaggcAGCTGGCCCCACAGAGACGGCGAAGGCCGACTCCGCGGATAAAGCTCGTCCAGAGGCCCTATGAGACCCGTGTGCCGAAGCTACGGCCGGTGTCACCTgattcagcccctgcagagctggAGGATGTCCAAGCAGTGACCTCAGACATGGACCTTGTCccggagctggagccccatgagccgtCGGGCTCGGGGCCCATGGCATCTGCAGGAATGGCACCGGTCCTAGTAGAGCCATACCCGGGCCCGGAGCCTGCCCACCCCTGTGCTGCGAGCACCTGGGATGTGACAAGAAAGGAGGAGTGGACCATCCTGGTGTTTCCCTCCcgcctggtggccgagcagctgaccctggCCTTTGCG ACGCTGTACAGCAGGATAAACTATTCTGAATGCAAGGCCTACCTACAGAAGCAGTCACAGACGGGAGACATTGAGCACCTGGCCCCCACCATGCATAGGGTCCTGAGGGAATTTGACACCTTGGTTGagttggtcaccaccacctgcctcaggACGCCAAGCATGACAGCCCAGGATAGGGCCCGAGTGGTGGAATTCTGGATCCGGGTTGCCAAG gagtgtctGGCCCTCAGGAATTTCGCGGCactccatgccattctcttggccCTGCAGAGTCGTGCCTTAGGTCGCCTGGAAAGGACCTGGGAacatgtttcctg gaAGAGCACCAGGACGTATAAAAACCTGACAAAGAAGGTCAAGTGGGTTACCAGGAAGCATCTCCTCAAG gagCTGGACTGTGTATTGAGGGAAAGGCAGCGGGACCGCATGGGACCcgaggagaggaagaggaaggtgagagaggcGTGCCGCGGGTCACGGGCGGTGGGGGCgaccctgcacctgctcctggtgccaccagTCCTGAGCTGCCAGCATTGGTGTGACCAGAaggagggcgagagcagctgggtacagggggaagttggaggacaggtgcaaggcccacaggtcctgggattggccaaaagccagccctgggagggcccgggaggggagagctgggcgaagggaggtggggaggcagcacagggtggtccaagggagctgaaGGCTGagggtgtggggttcaggggaggctctgtgggctcCCCTGGGGCAggcggggactcatcacctcctcaccccggtggcacagggcatggtccCCTACCTCGGACTGTTTCTTGCTGA